A window from Acidobacteriota bacterium encodes these proteins:
- a CDS encoding PD40 domain-containing protein → MARRSASSLGSRPSWLVLGLGAFAPVALPAEPHTFVTARQQLTSSATFADAASLSLGGDGRFLAFSSDASLVPADTNGTADVYVLDLASGRLTVESLAAEPRRGAYIGNRRPRISADGRVVVFEDTAIGPDGPRRAAMMTDRQTGRTGEVDALAGGVTPDGHSRQPAVSADGRRVAFVSSATNLVAGSRADPTREGVYVLDVESGRIEPVSVDASGVFPSRGTSHSPAVCDTGRFVAFVSTARLDEGPEQNRPRPASHAVASVYVRDMLNGTTRRVTHARDGGEPDGPSFHPVLSGDGRTVVFASAAANLVAGDRNGAEDVFVRDLATETTSLVSRSAAGGSSNGPSRLPAVSADGRFVVFQSTASDLVCARRCRGADRDINLVADVFLADRHERTIVRLSRDGDAPWMAPSGGPAIDARGRIIAFSSFHPTGADDVRHDADAFVWTRQGASGHVASPPVR, encoded by the coding sequence ATGGCGAGGCGGTCCGCTTCCTCACTCGGCTCGCGACCCTCGTGGCTCGTGCTCGGTCTGGGTGCGTTCGCACCGGTCGCTCTGCCGGCCGAGCCCCACACGTTCGTGACGGCGCGGCAGCAGCTCACGAGCAGCGCCACGTTCGCCGACGCCGCATCGCTGTCGCTCGGCGGCGACGGACGCTTCCTGGCGTTCTCGTCGGACGCGTCGCTCGTGCCCGCCGACACCAACGGGACGGCCGACGTCTACGTGCTCGATCTGGCTTCGGGCCGGCTCACCGTCGAGAGCCTGGCGGCCGAGCCTCGGCGCGGCGCGTACATCGGCAACCGCCGCCCGCGCATCAGCGCCGACGGCCGGGTGGTCGTCTTCGAGGACACGGCGATTGGCCCCGATGGACCGCGCCGCGCGGCCATGATGACCGATCGCCAGACCGGGCGAACGGGCGAGGTCGACGCACTCGCAGGGGGCGTCACCCCGGACGGGCACAGCCGGCAGCCCGCAGTGAGCGCAGACGGACGTCGGGTGGCGTTCGTCTCGTCGGCCACGAACCTGGTGGCCGGCTCACGGGCCGATCCGACCCGTGAAGGCGTCTACGTGCTCGACGTGGAATCGGGACGGATCGAGCCCGTCAGCGTCGACGCCTCGGGCGTGTTCCCCTCGCGCGGCACCAGTCACTCCCCCGCCGTGTGCGATACCGGGCGCTTCGTCGCCTTCGTGTCGACCGCACGTCTCGACGAGGGTCCCGAGCAGAACCGGCCCCGCCCGGCGTCGCACGCCGTCGCCAGCGTCTACGTACGCGACATGCTCAACGGCACGACGCGCCGCGTCACGCACGCGCGGGACGGGGGGGAGCCGGATGGCCCGAGCTTCCACCCCGTGCTGAGCGGCGACGGACGAACCGTGGTGTTCGCGTCCGCGGCGGCGAACCTCGTCGCGGGCGATCGCAACGGCGCCGAAGACGTCTTCGTGCGCGATCTGGCCACGGAGACCACGTCGCTCGTCAGCCGCAGCGCGGCCGGTGGCAGCAGCAACGGCCCGAGCCGCCTGCCGGCGGTCTCGGCCGACGGCCGCTTCGTGGTGTTCCAGTCGACGGCATCCGACCTCGTGTGCGCGCGGCGGTGCCGCGGGGCCGACCGCGACATCAACCTGGTCGCTGATGTCTTCCTCGCCGATCGTCACGAGCGCACGATCGTGCGACTCAGTCGTGACGGGGACGCTCCCTGGATGGCGCCGAGCGGCGGACCGGCCATCGATGCGCGGGGTCGCATCATCGCGTTCTCGTCGTTCCACCCGACCGGAGCCGACGACGTGCGGCACGACGCCGACGCGTTCGTGTGGACACGGCAGGGCGCGTCCGGCCACGTCGCTTCACCACCGGTGAGGTGA